One genomic segment of Rhizorhabdus phycosphaerae includes these proteins:
- a CDS encoding alpha/beta fold hydrolase, with product MSEPRSYQIDAPRIRLNIVEWGDPAAPPLILQHGGRDHARSWDWVAQAFAGSHRVIVPDLRGHGDSEWSRDGGYDLFAYLEDFAAIVRLLDLPPCAMVGHSLGGNIVTRFAGLYPDRVTRLVNIEGLGDSPEVVARRAAEDQLALLRNYLEERARHLARRPRDYPDRAALFERMRQIDPRLTAETVEHLALHAARDNPDGTVRLKHDPALFPPNGVDIPHATKELMWAAIACPVLLVYGADSWASNPAVDGRASHFRDARVELFADAGHWVHHDRRADFIAQLRDFLG from the coding sequence ATGTCCGAACCGCGCAGCTATCAGATCGACGCCCCCCGCATCCGGCTCAACATCGTCGAATGGGGCGATCCTGCGGCCCCACCGCTGATCCTCCAGCATGGCGGGCGAGACCATGCCCGCAGCTGGGACTGGGTGGCGCAGGCCTTTGCCGGCAGCCACCGCGTCATCGTCCCCGACCTGCGTGGGCATGGCGACAGCGAATGGTCGCGCGACGGGGGCTATGATCTCTTCGCCTATCTCGAGGATTTCGCTGCGATCGTCCGCCTGCTCGACCTGCCGCCCTGCGCGATGGTCGGCCACTCGCTCGGCGGTAACATCGTCACGCGTTTCGCGGGCCTCTATCCCGATCGCGTCACGCGCCTCGTCAATATCGAGGGACTGGGCGACTCGCCCGAGGTCGTCGCCCGCCGTGCCGCCGAGGACCAACTGGCGCTGCTGCGCAACTATCTTGAGGAGCGAGCGCGCCATCTCGCCCGCCGCCCGCGCGATTATCCCGACCGCGCCGCTTTGTTCGAGCGGATGCGCCAGATCGATCCGCGCCTGACGGCGGAGACGGTCGAGCATCTCGCGCTGCACGCGGCGCGCGACAATCCCGACGGCACTGTGCGGCTCAAGCATGACCCGGCGCTGTTCCCGCCCAATGGCGTCGACATCCCGCATGCGACCAAGGAGCTGATGTGGGCGGCGATCGCCTGCCCGGTGCTGCTCGTCTATGGCGCCGACAGCTGGGCGTCCAACCCGGCGGTCGACGGTCGCGCGTCGCATTTCCGCGATGCGCGGGTCGAACT
- a CDS encoding ABC-F family ATP-binding cassette domain-containing protein — protein sequence MSSSIHLSRLSFSTPDGRTLFDGLDLHFGRERCGLVGRNGVGKSTLLRLIAGEIAPRSGKVVVDGQIAVLRQLLKPPPGLTVADLFGRREALRLLARAVAGEASVDEMAGADWTLETRLEQALADMGVAVPADTPLGSLSGGQRTRAALAAAVFDNPDFLLFDEPTNNLDREGRRAVIDLLARWRNGAIVVSHDRELLDRMDAIVELSTLGAARYGGDWTDYRAQKSAELEAVRHDVATAERRADEVGRKAQVASERQARRDAGGRRKAGRGDMPKILLGKRRQQAEESGAAHVRNAERQRGEASEALSEARARLEVVEPIRIVLPSTGLAPDRVVLALDELVFGHDPAVPLAAPLDLAVRGPERIAIVGANGSGKSTLLATLAGQLTPLGGSVRAPLGAVLLDQQVSLLDRTLSIADNFARRHPDATANACRAALARFRFRAEAADQVVGTLSGGQMLRAGLACVLGGGSPPPLLLLDEPTNHLDLEAIEAVEAGLSAYDGALLVVSHDEAFLDAIGIGRRLQLPAGPIDPG from the coding sequence ATGTCTTCCTCGATTCATCTCTCCCGGCTGTCCTTCTCCACCCCTGACGGGCGGACGCTTTTCGACGGCCTCGATCTCCATTTCGGCCGCGAACGCTGTGGCCTCGTCGGTCGTAACGGCGTCGGCAAATCCACCTTGCTGCGGCTGATCGCGGGCGAGATTGCGCCCCGTTCCGGCAAGGTCGTCGTCGATGGCCAGATCGCCGTTCTGCGTCAGCTGCTCAAGCCCCCGCCGGGCCTTACCGTCGCCGACCTGTTCGGGCGACGGGAAGCGCTGCGCCTGCTCGCGCGTGCCGTGGCAGGCGAGGCGTCGGTCGATGAAATGGCCGGGGCCGACTGGACGCTTGAAACCCGGCTGGAACAGGCGCTGGCGGACATGGGCGTAGCGGTCCCAGCCGATACGCCGCTGGGATCGCTGTCCGGCGGCCAGCGCACGCGGGCGGCGCTTGCGGCCGCCGTCTTCGACAATCCGGACTTTCTGTTGTTCGACGAACCGACCAACAATCTCGACCGCGAGGGGCGGCGGGCCGTGATCGACCTGCTCGCACGTTGGCGCAATGGCGCGATCGTCGTCAGTCACGACCGCGAACTGCTCGACCGGATGGATGCCATCGTCGAACTGTCGACCCTGGGCGCGGCCCGCTATGGCGGCGATTGGACCGACTATCGGGCCCAGAAGAGCGCTGAGCTTGAGGCCGTCCGCCACGATGTCGCGACCGCAGAGCGGCGCGCCGACGAGGTCGGGCGCAAGGCGCAGGTCGCCAGCGAGCGACAGGCGCGGCGCGATGCCGGCGGGCGGCGCAAGGCGGGGCGCGGCGATATGCCGAAGATACTGCTCGGCAAGCGGCGGCAGCAGGCCGAGGAAAGCGGGGCTGCGCACGTCCGCAATGCCGAACGGCAGCGGGGCGAGGCGAGCGAAGCGCTGTCAGAGGCCCGGGCGCGGCTGGAAGTCGTCGAACCGATCCGCATCGTGCTGCCCTCGACCGGCCTGGCCCCCGACCGCGTGGTCTTGGCGCTCGATGAGCTGGTCTTCGGCCACGACCCGGCCGTGCCGCTCGCCGCACCGCTTGACCTCGCAGTGCGCGGACCGGAGCGGATCGCGATCGTCGGAGCCAATGGATCGGGCAAGAGTACGCTGCTCGCAACGCTTGCGGGCCAATTGACGCCACTGGGTGGAAGCGTGCGCGCTCCGCTCGGGGCGGTGCTGCTCGACCAGCAGGTGTCGCTGCTCGACCGCACTCTGTCGATCGCGGACAATTTCGCGCGGCGTCATCCCGACGCCACGGCCAATGCCTGCCGGGCCGCGCTGGCGCGGTTCCGCTTCCGCGCCGAGGCGGCGGATCAGGTGGTAGGGACGCTCAGCGGCGGGCAGATGCTTCGGGCCGGGCTGGCCTGTGTGTTGGGCGGGGGCAGTCCGCCACCCCTGCTGTTGCTCGACGAGCCGACAAACCATCTCGATCTGGAGGCGATCGAGGCGGTCGAGGCGGGGCTCTCAGCCTATGACGGGGCGCTTCTCGTGGTCAGCCATGACGAGGCGTTTCTGGACGCAATCGGGATCGGGCGTCGGTTGCAGCTTCCCGCCGGGCCGATCGACCCCGGCTGA
- a CDS encoding NCS2 family permease, with product MPLLRERLDRHFRLSERGTTVRTEILAGATTFLTMAYIILVNPAILGQAGMPVAAVAAATCLAAAFASVLMGLVANVPLALAPGMGLNAYFSFTVVQGMGIPWPVALACVFLSGVVFLLLTLGGIRQLIIETIPLHLFAAVGGGIGLFIGFIGLKNAGIVVSSPATSVTLGKLTEPGAALALFGLLLIAALTLWRVRGAMLIGIVVTTLAGWAMGVVSFAPQPYDLGAIGDTAFKLDLPGLFGGHGLGLLEIIFVFLFVDLFDNVGTLVAVTRRAGLIGEDGRIPRLNRILLADATATMVGSVAGTSTVTSYVESAAGVQAGGRTGLTAVVTGLLFLLAMLAAPYAQLIPLAATAPALILVGALMMAPLAEVPWDEPDIAIPAFLTLVMIPLSFSIANGLAFGITAHALMKMLKGEARSRDWLLFLLAGLFVIRFIWLAAG from the coding sequence TTGCCTCTTCTACGCGAACGCCTCGACCGCCATTTCCGGCTGTCCGAGCGCGGAACGACCGTCCGTACCGAGATATTGGCGGGTGCGACGACCTTCCTGACCATGGCCTATATCATCCTGGTCAACCCGGCGATCCTGGGCCAGGCCGGCATGCCCGTCGCAGCGGTAGCGGCAGCCACCTGCCTCGCGGCGGCGTTTGCCAGCGTGCTGATGGGGCTGGTTGCGAACGTCCCGCTGGCGCTGGCGCCGGGGATGGGCCTGAACGCCTATTTCAGCTTCACCGTCGTGCAGGGCATGGGTATTCCCTGGCCGGTGGCGCTTGCCTGCGTCTTCCTGTCGGGCGTCGTCTTCCTGCTGCTGACCCTGGGCGGCATTCGACAGCTTATCATCGAAACGATCCCGCTCCATTTGTTCGCGGCTGTCGGCGGGGGCATCGGCCTATTCATCGGCTTCATCGGCCTGAAGAATGCCGGCATTGTGGTGTCCAGTCCGGCGACCTCGGTCACGCTCGGCAAGTTGACCGAGCCGGGCGCGGCGCTGGCCCTGTTCGGGCTGCTGCTGATCGCCGCGCTCACCCTGTGGCGCGTCCGGGGCGCGATGTTGATCGGCATCGTCGTCACCACGCTGGCGGGCTGGGCGATGGGCGTCGTCAGCTTCGCCCCGCAACCTTATGATCTCGGTGCGATCGGCGACACCGCCTTTAAGCTCGACCTGCCCGGCCTGTTCGGCGGCCACGGCCTCGGGCTGCTAGAGATCATCTTCGTCTTCCTGTTCGTCGACCTGTTCGACAATGTCGGCACGCTGGTGGCGGTAACGCGGCGAGCCGGGCTGATCGGCGAGGATGGCCGCATCCCGCGGCTCAATCGCATCCTGCTCGCCGACGCCACCGCGACGATGGTCGGGTCGGTCGCGGGCACCAGTACCGTCACCTCTTATGTCGAAAGCGCGGCGGGCGTGCAGGCGGGCGGGCGCACCGGCCTGACGGCGGTCGTCACCGGACTGCTGTTCCTGCTGGCGATGCTGGCGGCGCCTTATGCGCAGCTGATCCCTCTGGCCGCCACCGCCCCGGCACTGATCCTGGTCGGCGCGCTGATGATGGCTCCGCTGGCGGAGGTCCCCTGGGACGAGCCCGACATCGCCATCCCCGCCTTCCTGACCCTCGTCATGATCCCCTTGAGCTTCTCAATCGCCAATGGCCTCGCCTTCGGCATCACCGCCCATGCGCTGATGAAGATGCTCAAGGGCGAGGCGCGCTCGCGCGACTGGCTGCTGTTCCTGCTCGCCGGACTGTTCGTGATCCGCTTCATCTGGCTGGCGGCGGGCTGA
- a CDS encoding peptidylprolyl isomerase yields MTMIRFALSALLCLSAMPAAAQETPAAKPATPAAAPAPAPAPKPATVQVSILTSKGPILLELEKERAPITTNNFLRYVDSKRFDNSTFYRAVAVPGAPELGLVQGGIKFDPKKVFPTIAHEPTTKTGLKHVDGTISMGRNAPGTAAGDFFIVVGDMSYMDANPSAPGDNVGYAAFGHVLQGMEVVKKILAAPRSPTLGEGVMKGQMLAPAIKIISVRRVAVPPKAP; encoded by the coding sequence ATGACGATGATCCGATTCGCCCTCTCCGCCCTGCTCTGTCTGTCGGCTATGCCGGCCGCCGCGCAGGAAACCCCTGCAGCCAAACCAGCGACGCCCGCCGCCGCCCCAGCACCGGCCCCGGCGCCCAAGCCGGCGACGGTGCAGGTCAGCATCCTGACCAGCAAGGGGCCGATCCTGCTCGAGCTGGAGAAGGAGCGCGCGCCGATCACCACCAACAATTTCCTGCGCTATGTGGACAGCAAGCGGTTCGACAATTCGACCTTCTACCGCGCGGTCGCGGTGCCCGGCGCACCCGAGCTCGGCCTCGTCCAGGGCGGGATCAAGTTCGACCCGAAGAAGGTCTTCCCGACGATCGCGCATGAGCCGACGACCAAGACCGGGCTCAAGCATGTCGACGGCACCATTTCGATGGGCCGCAACGCGCCGGGCACGGCGGCGGGCGACTTCTTCATCGTCGTCGGCGACATGAGCTATATGGACGCCAACCCCTCGGCGCCCGGCGACAATGTCGGCTATGCCGCCTTCGGCCATGTCCTCCAGGGCATGGAGGTGGTGAAGAAGATCCTCGCCGCCCCGCGCAGCCCCACGCTCGGCGAAGGGGTGATGAAGGGGCAGATGCTCGCCCCCGCGATCAAGATCATCAGCGTCCGGCGCGTCGCCGTCCCGCCCAAGGCGCCCTGA
- a CDS encoding bile acid:sodium symporter family protein, whose amino-acid sequence MRLLLRPLKGLDPFLVLLTLVVLLASLLPARGQAVIWFEGATDVAIVLLFFLHGAKLSREAILAGIGNWRLHLLVLASSFLLFPLLGWTLAQSATAITTPEIVSGLLFLSLLPSTVQSSIAFTAMARGNVPAAVCSASLSNIVGIVLTPVLVGLLIHVPGQAPGISTDAILSIMLQLLLPFVAGHLSRPLIGGFVARHRAILSQVDRSSILLVVYTAFSAAVVGGIWQRTEAADLLAILLLSAVLLAMVMGANLFVARRIGLPRGDEIVLLFCGSKKSLVSGVPMAGAIFAPVQVGIIILPLMIFHQLQLFVCAVAAGRYARATAGEAA is encoded by the coding sequence ATGCGCCTCCTCCTTCGCCCGCTCAAGGGGCTCGACCCCTTTCTCGTCCTGCTGACACTGGTCGTCCTGCTCGCCTCGCTGCTGCCGGCGCGGGGACAGGCTGTCATCTGGTTCGAGGGCGCGACCGATGTCGCGATCGTGCTGCTCTTCTTCCTGCACGGTGCTAAGCTGTCGCGCGAGGCGATCCTGGCGGGGATCGGCAACTGGCGGCTGCACCTGCTCGTGCTCGCTTCCTCCTTCCTGCTCTTCCCGCTGCTGGGCTGGACGCTGGCGCAGAGCGCGACGGCGATCACCACACCCGAGATCGTCTCAGGCCTGCTGTTCCTGTCCCTGCTCCCGTCGACCGTGCAGTCCTCGATCGCCTTCACGGCGATGGCCAGGGGCAACGTCCCCGCCGCCGTCTGCAGCGCCTCGCTGTCGAACATCGTCGGAATCGTGCTGACCCCGGTGCTCGTCGGCCTGCTGATCCATGTGCCGGGACAGGCGCCGGGCATTTCGACCGACGCAATCCTCTCGATCATGCTCCAGCTGTTGCTGCCCTTCGTCGCCGGGCATCTCTCCCGCCCGCTGATCGGCGGCTTCGTCGCGCGGCACCGCGCGATCCTGTCCCAAGTCGACCGCTCGTCGATCCTGCTGGTCGTCTATACCGCCTTCAGCGCGGCGGTGGTCGGCGGCATCTGGCAGCGGACCGAAGCCGCCGACCTGCTCGCCATTCTGCTGCTCAGCGCGGTTCTGCTCGCCATGGTGATGGGCGCCAACCTGTTCGTCGCCCGGCGGATCGGCCTGCCGCGCGGGGACGAGATCGTGCTGCTGTTCTGCGGCTCGAAGAAGAGCCTCGTCTCGGGCGTGCCGATGGCGGGGGCCATCTTCGCGCCGGTCCAGGTCGGGATCATCATCCTGCCGCTGATGATCTTCCACCAGCTCCAGCTGTTCGTCTGCGCGGTGGCCGCCGGCCGCTACGCCCGCGCAACGGCGGGCGAGGCGGCCTGA
- a CDS encoding phosphoribosyltransferase, which produces MPTLTPVDQPEFLTAVHYVAARIRESGWQPDFIIGVGRGGLTPAVYLSHATGIPMLSVDHSSQLPDFSAELLVKLAARSATDRLLFVDDINDSGSTITHIRAAVTVAGGTLDNVRFATLIDNIVSTERVDYRFRTIDRTVNKDWFVFPWEQMSPVDKVLEDSEVVPHRLA; this is translated from the coding sequence ATGCCGACCCTGACCCCCGTCGACCAGCCCGAGTTCCTGACCGCGGTCCATTATGTCGCCGCGCGGATCCGCGAGAGCGGCTGGCAGCCCGACTTCATCATCGGCGTCGGTCGCGGCGGCCTGACCCCCGCCGTCTATCTGAGCCACGCGACCGGCATTCCGATGCTGTCGGTGGACCACAGCTCGCAGCTGCCCGATTTTTCCGCCGAACTGCTGGTCAAGCTCGCCGCGCGCAGCGCGACCGACCGGCTGCTGTTCGTCGACGACATCAACGACAGCGGGTCGACCATCACCCATATTCGCGCGGCGGTTACGGTGGCGGGCGGCACGCTGGACAATGTCCGCTTCGCGACGCTGATCGACAATATCGTCTCGACCGAGCGGGTCGACTATCGCTTCCGCACCATCGACCGGACGGTGAACAAGGACTGGTTCGTCTTCCCCTGGGAACAGATGTCCCCGGTCGACAAGGTGCTCGAGGATTCCGAGGTCGTGCCCCACCGGCTGGCCTGA
- a CDS encoding adenosine deaminase, translated as MTDLDSFVTGLPKAELHLHIEGSLEPEQMFSLARRNRIAIPFKNVEELRGAYSFSRLQDFLDIYYQGADVLRTEEDFRDLALAYFDRAAADNVRHAEIFFDPQTHTDRGIPFGVVADGLLAGMEEAERRHGLTSKLILCFLRHLDEEAALATLAAADPWLGRIVGVGLDSSEVGHPPSKFARVFARAGEMGLLRVAHAGEEGPPTYVHEALDMLHVDRLDHGNRALEDADLVTRLARSAMTLTVCPLSNLKLCVVDDIAAHPIEAMLRLGIRATINSDDPAYFGGYVNDNFRALIPGGRLDARDFATLARNSFLGSFLDETAITRHLAELDAYIATAL; from the coding sequence ATGACCGATCTCGACTCCTTCGTCACCGGCCTGCCCAAGGCCGAGCTCCACCTGCACATCGAGGGCAGCCTGGAGCCCGAGCAGATGTTCTCGCTGGCGCGGCGCAACCGCATCGCCATCCCGTTCAAGAACGTCGAGGAACTGCGCGGCGCCTATAGCTTCTCGCGCCTGCAGGACTTTCTCGACATCTATTATCAGGGTGCCGATGTGCTGCGCACCGAGGAGGATTTCCGCGACCTCGCCCTCGCCTATTTCGACCGCGCAGCGGCCGACAATGTCCGCCATGCCGAGATATTCTTCGATCCGCAGACGCACACCGATCGCGGCATCCCCTTCGGCGTCGTCGCCGACGGCCTGCTCGCCGGCATGGAAGAGGCCGAGCGCCGCCATGGGCTGACCAGCAAGCTGATCCTCTGCTTCCTGCGCCATCTGGACGAGGAGGCTGCGCTGGCGACGCTCGCCGCCGCCGACCCATGGCTGGGCCGCATCGTTGGCGTGGGGCTGGATTCGTCCGAAGTTGGCCATCCGCCGTCGAAATTCGCGCGCGTCTTCGCCCGGGCCGGGGAGATGGGCCTGCTCCGCGTCGCCCATGCCGGTGAGGAAGGCCCACCGACCTATGTCCACGAGGCGCTCGACATGCTCCATGTCGACCGACTCGACCATGGCAATCGTGCGCTGGAGGATGCGGACCTCGTAACCCGGCTTGCACGGTCGGCGATGACGCTCACGGTCTGCCCGCTGTCGAACCTCAAGCTGTGCGTGGTCGACGACATCGCCGCCCATCCGATCGAGGCGATGCTCCGTCTGGGCATCAGGGCCACGATCAACTCGGACGATCCGGCCTATTTCGGCGGCTATGTGAACGACAATTTTCGCGCGCTGATTCCGGGCGGACGGCTGGATGCGCGCGATTTCGCGACACTCGCCCGCAACAGCTTCCTGGGGTCCTTCCTCGACGAGACCGCAATCACGCGCCACCTTGCCGAGCTCGACGCCTATATCGCTACCGCCCTTTGA